In the genome of Pelagibacterium nitratireducens, one region contains:
- a CDS encoding DUF6351 family protein, whose protein sequence is MKYSHTAISVCALVVGASLALTAVSANELLEGVEHMTGTFDDGQEWQLSVPADWNGVLINDLDSVGNVENASDRATFFLENGYAYTGTRRHPDRGYNWDPQAESDNMVRVLDIFEENFDTPAHAIQFGCSGGGSVGLSVAEDHPGRFDGVISMHASTPVELANMRLDLSVALKALLDPDGDLPLIIEDGQQAEAEEAWLAALEQAQATPEGRARMALAAAVAQYPMWGSQNQPQAEKPDWDDPQSVQDTMVRAAVDGLRRAVTGRPMWDQPAGLMSWTTDVDYQQFYENANPMQREMVSQMYEAAGLGGEDAILADIEQINAFPRIAATEAGVEYFRSRTHSGNIGIPVLHISNIGDGGTPAAVMAGYEAKIEQQGTEDLYRQAFIDAAGHCTFNLAELAASVDTLVERLETGEWNTSPEAMNAAGEASGLGEARFLALDDNTGFRLPDPFNRAFFRDDEVPGLVAE, encoded by the coding sequence ATGAAATATTCCCATACTGCGATCTCGGTTTGCGCCCTGGTGGTCGGAGCGTCACTTGCTCTGACGGCAGTCTCAGCCAATGAACTGCTCGAAGGCGTCGAGCATATGACAGGCACGTTTGATGATGGCCAGGAATGGCAGTTGAGTGTGCCTGCCGATTGGAACGGCGTGCTCATCAACGATCTCGATTCTGTCGGCAACGTCGAAAATGCATCGGATCGGGCCACGTTCTTTCTCGAAAATGGATACGCTTACACCGGCACCCGCCGTCACCCCGATCGTGGCTATAACTGGGATCCGCAGGCCGAGTCCGACAACATGGTCCGCGTCCTCGATATCTTTGAAGAGAACTTCGATACACCGGCCCACGCCATTCAGTTCGGGTGCTCGGGCGGCGGATCGGTAGGGCTTAGCGTTGCAGAAGATCACCCCGGCCGGTTCGATGGCGTCATCTCCATGCACGCATCGACGCCCGTTGAACTGGCCAATATGCGGCTCGATCTCTCCGTCGCCCTCAAAGCGCTCCTCGACCCGGACGGCGACCTGCCGCTGATTATCGAGGATGGCCAGCAGGCCGAAGCGGAAGAGGCGTGGCTCGCGGCACTTGAGCAGGCCCAGGCAACGCCCGAAGGGCGTGCTCGGATGGCACTGGCAGCAGCGGTGGCTCAATATCCGATGTGGGGCAGCCAGAACCAGCCCCAGGCCGAAAAGCCCGATTGGGACGATCCGCAATCGGTACAGGATACCATGGTGCGCGCCGCGGTCGATGGCCTGCGCAGGGCGGTTACCGGTCGTCCCATGTGGGATCAGCCGGCGGGCCTGATGTCCTGGACCACCGACGTCGACTACCAGCAGTTCTACGAAAACGCCAATCCCATGCAGCGTGAAATGGTCAGCCAGATGTATGAGGCGGCCGGTCTGGGCGGCGAGGATGCGATTCTTGCCGACATCGAGCAGATAAATGCGTTCCCCCGCATCGCGGCGACCGAAGCGGGTGTCGAGTATTTCCGCTCGCGTACTCATAGCGGAAACATCGGCATACCGGTCCTGCACATCTCCAATATTGGTGATGGCGGCACACCGGCCGCGGTCATGGCCGGCTATGAGGCCAAGATCGAGCAGCAGGGTACGGAAGATCTCTACCGCCAGGCATTCATCGATGCCGCGGGCCACTGCACCTTCAATCTGGCCGAGCTCGCCGCTTCGGTCGACACGCTCGTCGAGCGCCTTGAAACCGGCGAGTGGAACACGAGCCCTGAAGCGATGAATGCAGCCGGCGAAGCCTCTGGCCTCGGTGAAGCGCGCTTCCTTGCCCTTGATGACAATACCGGCTTCCGCCTCCCGGACCCGTTCAATCGCGCATTCTTCCGCGACGACGAGGTTCCTGGCCTTGTAGCCGAATAA
- a CDS encoding tannase/feruloyl esterase family alpha/beta hydrolase: MTILRFSLSAACIIGAGLGAPALAQEASLSQQECEALAGLELPAEAIELDTTGGVVDTATWMETDSHGTYCEVMGSINPVDPEAWPILWQANFPSNWNGKAIQYGGGGYNGTIPNTLRHVQLGLTTTATPLSQGYVTFGGDSGHPSESGGGAAFARNHEALVNYGYAHIKKTLDAMTIVAEQAYGEAADLVYFSGGSTGGREGLTAAMRWPDSYDGIITYYPSAHFMGLRLWGVALADAIYSDDSAGWFPPELVETIAERAIALCDPLDGVEDGLVSNPAECRAVSSSIVDDLRCPEGQEDETCLNQTQIDRVIGVYHEGYSLPYELGGLSEYPGYNSLEGVVMNIGTQAEFINPPPSGPNAHHVNRAFQFTTNFVDTSEDFDLLEFDIQNPGEHQDRLVELAEIIGATETDLSDFSNSGGKIIWIHGADDPSITPWSSVALVDRIREDMGNEAVEQFLRFYVVPGLAHGGGRFSPEIDTLAALDNWVENGVPPAGMIMVDGTDSETRGRTRPVCEYPAFPMYSGDGDINEASSYHCATE, encoded by the coding sequence ATGACAATATTACGATTCAGCTTAAGCGCTGCCTGCATCATCGGTGCCGGCCTCGGCGCGCCCGCACTGGCACAGGAAGCGTCCCTCTCACAGCAGGAATGTGAGGCTCTGGCAGGGCTTGAATTGCCGGCGGAGGCGATCGAGCTGGACACAACCGGCGGTGTCGTCGATACCGCCACATGGATGGAGACGGACAGCCACGGCACCTATTGCGAAGTGATGGGCTCGATCAACCCCGTCGATCCCGAAGCCTGGCCCATCCTTTGGCAGGCCAATTTCCCCTCGAACTGGAACGGCAAGGCCATCCAGTATGGTGGCGGTGGCTACAACGGGACAATTCCCAACACCTTGCGCCACGTCCAGCTTGGCCTGACGACAACGGCGACGCCACTGTCTCAGGGCTATGTAACCTTCGGCGGTGATTCCGGTCATCCGTCCGAGTCCGGCGGCGGTGCGGCGTTCGCGCGCAATCATGAGGCGCTGGTCAATTATGGCTACGCCCACATCAAGAAGACTCTCGATGCCATGACCATCGTCGCCGAACAGGCGTATGGCGAGGCTGCGGACCTTGTTTATTTCAGCGGCGGATCGACCGGCGGACGCGAGGGGCTCACGGCCGCCATGCGCTGGCCCGACTCTTACGATGGCATAATAACCTATTACCCCAGCGCCCACTTCATGGGTCTGCGTCTCTGGGGCGTTGCGCTCGCCGACGCCATCTATTCCGACGATTCGGCCGGCTGGTTCCCGCCCGAACTTGTCGAAACCATCGCCGAACGTGCCATTGCACTGTGCGATCCCCTCGACGGGGTCGAAGACGGGCTCGTGAGCAACCCGGCAGAGTGCAGAGCGGTTTCGTCTTCCATCGTGGACGACCTGCGCTGTCCCGAGGGCCAGGAGGATGAAACCTGCCTCAACCAGACCCAGATCGACAGGGTCATCGGTGTCTATCACGAAGGCTATTCTCTTCCCTACGAACTGGGCGGGCTGTCCGAATATCCCGGCTATAACAGCCTTGAAGGCGTGGTCATGAACATCGGCACCCAGGCCGAGTTCATCAATCCTCCGCCTTCCGGTCCCAACGCCCACCACGTCAATCGCGCCTTCCAGTTCACGACCAATTTCGTGGACACCTCCGAAGACTTCGATCTTCTGGAATTCGACATCCAGAATCCCGGTGAGCATCAGGATCGACTTGTCGAACTCGCCGAGATCATCGGCGCCACCGAGACCGACCTGAGCGACTTCTCGAACTCGGGTGGCAAGATCATCTGGATCCACGGAGCTGATGACCCCTCGATCACCCCATGGAGCAGTGTGGCCCTTGTCGACCGCATTCGCGAGGATATGGGGAACGAAGCTGTCGAACAGTTCCTGCGGTTCTATGTGGTGCCGGGCCTGGCTCACGGTGGCGGTCGGTTCAGCCCTGAAATCGACACGCTGGCGGCTCTTGATAACTGGGTCGAAAACGGTGTCCCGCCCGCAGGGATGATCATGGTGGATGGCACCGACAGCGAGACCCGTGGTCGCACACGGCCGGTTTGCGAATATCCCGCGTTCCCGATGTATAGCGGTGATGGCGATATCAACGAAGCGTCGAGCTACCACTGCGCCACAGAGTAG